A genomic region of Mitsuaria sp. 7 contains the following coding sequences:
- a CDS encoding NADH:flavin oxidoreductase/NADH oxidase, whose amino-acid sequence MSSLFSPFALKDVVLRNRIAVPPMCQYSATDGLVNDWHLTHYAGLARGGAGLVIVEATGVAPEGRITPACLGLWNDDQAAGLARVAAAIASFGAVPGIQIGHAGRKASAHKPWEGDDHIAAGDPRGWATLAPSAVAFGKGLPQVPKAMDKDDIARVQADFVAAAVRARDAGFRWLELHFAHGYLAQSFFSVHANQRDDEFGGSAENRGRFLLETLRAVRKVWPEHLPLTARFGVIEYDGRDEQTLAEAIGLTRAMKAEGLDLLSVSVGFTTPDAQVPWGPAFLGPIAQRVRKETGLPVASAWGFHTPQLAEQAVAEGQLDVVMIGRALLANPHWPHQAAQELKKDKPTWVLPAPYAHWLERYQPQRG is encoded by the coding sequence ATGTCCAGCCTGTTCTCTCCGTTCGCCCTCAAGGACGTCGTCCTGCGCAACCGCATCGCCGTGCCGCCGATGTGCCAGTACAGCGCCACCGACGGCCTGGTCAACGACTGGCACCTGACGCACTACGCCGGCCTGGCGCGCGGCGGCGCGGGCCTGGTGATCGTCGAGGCCACCGGCGTCGCGCCGGAAGGCCGCATCACCCCGGCCTGCCTGGGCCTGTGGAACGACGACCAGGCCGCAGGCCTGGCGCGCGTCGCCGCCGCCATCGCCTCGTTCGGCGCGGTGCCCGGCATCCAGATCGGCCACGCCGGTCGCAAGGCCAGCGCCCACAAGCCGTGGGAAGGCGACGACCACATCGCCGCCGGCGATCCGCGCGGCTGGGCCACGCTGGCGCCGTCCGCCGTGGCCTTCGGCAAGGGCCTGCCGCAGGTGCCCAAGGCGATGGACAAGGACGACATCGCCCGCGTGCAGGCCGACTTCGTCGCCGCCGCGGTGCGCGCCCGCGACGCCGGCTTCCGCTGGCTCGAACTCCACTTCGCCCACGGCTATCTGGCGCAGAGCTTCTTCTCCGTCCACGCCAACCAGCGCGACGACGAGTTCGGCGGCAGCGCCGAGAACCGCGGCCGCTTCCTCCTCGAGACGCTGCGCGCCGTGCGCAAGGTCTGGCCCGAGCACCTGCCCCTGACCGCCCGTTTCGGCGTGATCGAGTACGACGGCCGCGACGAGCAGACGCTCGCCGAAGCCATCGGCCTGACCCGCGCGATGAAGGCCGAGGGCCTCGACCTGCTGAGCGTCAGCGTCGGCTTCACGACGCCCGACGCGCAGGTCCCCTGGGGTCCTGCCTTCCTCGGCCCGATCGCGCAACGCGTGCGCAAGGAAACCGGTCTGCCGGTCGCTTCCGCCTGGGGCTTCCACACGCCGCAGCTGGCCGAGCAGGCCGTGGCCGAGGGCCAGCTGGATGTGGTGATGATCGGCCGCGCGCTGCTGGCCAATCCGCACTGGCCGCACCAGGCCGCGCAGGAACTGAAGAAGGACAAGCCGACCTGGGTGCTGCCCGCGCCCTACGCGCACTGGCTGGAGCGCTATCAGCCGCAACGCGGTTGA
- a CDS encoding bifunctional diguanylate cyclase/phosphodiesterase, producing the protein MWVLLGVLLGVALTLALLMAAQGRFGRVGRRRQRDRLTGLLLARRFEDEFAAMLEGLQRREGQGSLLYIGLDGFRLVNDEHGKEFGDHLLVRTAERLRQIGGKKALVGRLAGDEFALWSEMPPSQTDALVRQVLDSLTEPVVIGTTSLRVGLSVGVAMSPEHGSSIRLIRRAQTAMRSVKRLGGNGHAFFDAVQEEELREELTLARELRESIKNKELELVYQPKMDAKTMQVTAVEALLRWRHPTLGMVSPSRFIPIAERYGVIDAIGDWVADTALAQAARWREMGLRMRVAINVSGYQMRSDDFIVRLEKGLKKHRLRPERFTCEITESVAMEHATVTGRAFKRLGALGVHISIDDFGTGYSSLAALRQLPAQELKIDSSFVADVATSVEAQAIARAVIEMARVLHLKVVAEGVETAAQRDQLVAMGCDELQGYLFAKPMSAFAIEMLASDSGKPTSGNAEGFRPSIFVETAAVPLDAVARR; encoded by the coding sequence ATGTGGGTTCTCCTGGGCGTCCTGCTGGGCGTCGCGCTGACTCTGGCCCTGCTGATGGCGGCCCAGGGGCGCTTTGGCCGCGTCGGTCGCCGGCGTCAGCGGGACCGGCTCACGGGGCTGCTGCTGGCGCGCCGCTTCGAGGATGAGTTCGCCGCCATGCTGGAGGGACTCCAGCGGCGCGAGGGGCAGGGCAGCCTGCTGTACATCGGTCTGGACGGCTTCCGCCTCGTCAACGACGAACACGGCAAGGAATTCGGCGACCACCTGCTGGTCCGTACCGCGGAGCGGCTGCGGCAGATCGGCGGCAAGAAGGCCCTCGTCGGACGGCTCGCGGGTGACGAGTTCGCCCTCTGGAGCGAGATGCCGCCGTCGCAGACCGACGCGCTGGTGCGCCAGGTGCTGGACAGCCTGACCGAACCCGTCGTGATCGGAACGACCTCCTTGCGCGTGGGACTGTCGGTGGGCGTGGCGATGTCGCCCGAGCACGGCAGCTCGATCCGGCTGATCCGGCGCGCGCAGACGGCGATGCGCTCGGTGAAGCGCCTGGGCGGCAACGGCCATGCGTTCTTCGATGCGGTGCAGGAGGAAGAGCTCCGCGAGGAGCTGACACTGGCGCGCGAGCTGCGCGAGTCGATCAAGAACAAGGAACTCGAGCTGGTCTACCAGCCGAAGATGGATGCCAAGACCATGCAGGTCACCGCCGTGGAGGCGCTGCTGCGCTGGCGGCATCCGACGCTGGGCATGGTGAGCCCGTCGCGCTTCATCCCGATCGCCGAGCGCTACGGCGTGATCGACGCGATCGGCGACTGGGTGGCCGACACCGCGCTGGCCCAGGCCGCGCGCTGGCGCGAGATGGGGCTGCGCATGCGCGTGGCGATCAACGTGTCGGGCTACCAGATGCGGTCGGACGATTTCATCGTCCGGCTCGAGAAGGGCCTCAAGAAGCACCGCCTGCGGCCCGAGCGCTTCACCTGCGAGATCACCGAGTCCGTCGCGATGGAACATGCCACCGTCACCGGGCGCGCGTTCAAGCGGCTGGGCGCGCTGGGCGTGCACATCTCCATCGACGACTTCGGCACGGGCTATTCGAGCCTGGCCGCGCTGCGCCAGCTGCCGGCGCAGGAGCTCAAGATCGACAGCAGCTTCGTCGCCGACGTGGCGACCAGCGTGGAGGCGCAGGCGATCGCCCGCGCCGTCATCGAGATGGCGCGCGTGCTGCATCTGAAGGTCGTGGCCGAGGGCGTGGAGACGGCGGCACAGCGCGACCAGCTGGTCGCGATGGGCTGCGACGAGCTGCAGGGCTATCTGTTCGCGAAGCCGATGTCGGCCTTCGCGATCGAGATGCTGGCCTCGGACTCGGGCAAGCCCACGAGCGGGAATGCCGAGGGCTTCCGGCCGTCGATCTTCGTCGAGACCGCGGCGGTGCCGCTGGACGCGGTGGCGCGGCGCTGA
- a CDS encoding OPT family oligopeptide transporter, whose translation MALQHLTDEQVQTWSRAQKDEWWFKNVFRGDMAQLSLRSGFTGFMLGGILAATSLYIGGKTGISVGVGLTSVILAFAMFRIFATLGWASDYTILENNCTQSIATAAGYVVSPLFSSLAAYMLVVDRIVPWWQMTIWMVVIAILGVLVAFPMKRRFINEDQLPFPEGRACGVVLDSLYTGEGGEGIYKAKLLAKVAGGAALYQAIVSDGWMKLLQFKILRMDQWAGMTEPWTFHERLDQYYYGLAAKAEIWIPKILGTDIRALGLRLTLDAAMLGVGGLMGIAVATSCLLGAFVNFVVLAPIMIQAGDIVQRVGPTGALIPISRVEIVNQWSMWWGVAMMVAGSLTTLLAKPDLFLAVFKVFKKKPAGKSDGSDLLNHIEVPLWISYVGVPIFGVLAAWTSHAFFGVPFLMALISLPLIFVLTVICTNSMALTSWTPTGALSKITQFTMGAIDRSNPASNLVPAGMTAEIASNAANLLSDIKPGYMLGGKPRHQAIGHIIGVVAGVLFCVPLFFLLFVPKNADGVRSTSTIISEQFSMPAAVQWRGVAEIIANGLHSLPASALITMAIAAICAVVIEVIKMATKGKFPLSSVAIGLGVVLPPESTFAMWVGAMMFFVMGKIYKTPGTKGWKRWVDGCEPICAGLISGAALMGIGNAIVNVLI comes from the coding sequence ATGGCGCTACAGCATTTGACCGACGAGCAGGTGCAGACCTGGTCGCGCGCGCAGAAGGACGAGTGGTGGTTCAAGAACGTCTTTCGCGGCGACATGGCGCAGCTCTCGCTGCGTTCCGGCTTCACCGGCTTCATGCTGGGCGGCATCCTGGCGGCGACCTCGCTGTACATCGGCGGCAAGACCGGCATCAGCGTCGGCGTGGGGCTGACCTCGGTGATCCTGGCCTTCGCGATGTTCCGCATCTTCGCGACGCTGGGCTGGGCCTCGGACTACACGATCCTGGAGAACAACTGCACCCAGTCGATCGCGACGGCCGCGGGCTACGTGGTGTCGCCGCTGTTCTCGTCGCTGGCGGCCTACATGCTGGTGGTGGACCGCATCGTGCCGTGGTGGCAGATGACCATCTGGATGGTCGTGATCGCGATCCTGGGCGTGCTGGTGGCCTTCCCGATGAAGCGGCGCTTCATCAACGAGGACCAGCTCCCCTTCCCTGAAGGCCGCGCCTGCGGCGTGGTGCTGGACTCGCTGTACACCGGCGAGGGCGGCGAAGGCATCTACAAGGCCAAGCTGCTGGCCAAGGTGGCCGGCGGCGCCGCGCTGTACCAGGCCATCGTGAGCGACGGCTGGATGAAGCTGCTGCAGTTCAAGATCCTGCGCATGGACCAGTGGGCCGGCATGACCGAGCCCTGGACCTTCCACGAGCGGCTGGACCAGTACTACTACGGCCTGGCGGCCAAGGCCGAGATCTGGATCCCCAAGATCCTGGGCACGGACATCCGCGCGCTGGGCCTGCGCCTGACGCTGGACGCGGCGATGCTGGGCGTCGGCGGCCTGATGGGCATCGCGGTGGCGACGAGCTGCCTGCTGGGCGCCTTCGTCAACTTCGTGGTGCTGGCGCCCATCATGATCCAGGCCGGCGACATCGTGCAGCGCGTGGGCCCGACGGGCGCGCTGATCCCGATCTCGCGCGTGGAGATCGTCAACCAGTGGTCGATGTGGTGGGGCGTGGCGATGATGGTCGCGGGCTCGCTGACGACGCTGCTGGCCAAGCCCGACCTGTTCCTGGCGGTCTTCAAGGTCTTCAAGAAGAAGCCCGCCGGCAAGAGTGACGGCAGCGACCTGCTCAACCACATCGAGGTGCCGCTGTGGATCTCGTATGTCGGCGTGCCGATCTTCGGCGTGCTGGCGGCGTGGACCTCGCACGCCTTCTTCGGCGTGCCCTTCCTGATGGCGCTGATCTCGCTGCCGCTGATCTTCGTGCTGACGGTGATCTGCACGAACTCGATGGCGCTGACCTCGTGGACGCCCACGGGCGCTCTGTCCAAGATCACGCAGTTCACGATGGGCGCGATCGACCGGTCCAACCCGGCGTCCAACCTGGTGCCGGCGGGGATGACGGCGGAGATCGCCTCGAACGCGGCCAACCTGCTGAGCGACATCAAGCCCGGCTACATGCTGGGCGGCAAGCCGCGCCACCAGGCGATCGGCCACATCATCGGCGTGGTGGCGGGCGTGCTGTTCTGCGTGCCGCTGTTCTTCCTGCTGTTCGTGCCGAAGAACGCCGACGGCGTGCGCAGCACCTCGACCATCATCTCGGAGCAGTTCTCGATGCCCGCGGCGGTGCAATGGCGCGGCGTGGCGGAGATCATCGCCAACGGGCTGCACAGCCTGCCGGCGTCGGCGCTGATCACGATGGCGATCGCGGCGATCTGCGCGGTGGTGATCGAGGTCATCAAGATGGCGACCAAGGGCAAGTTCCCGCTGTCGTCGGTGGCGATCGGCCTGGGCGTGGTGCTGCCGCCGGAGTCGACCTTCGCGATGTGGGTGGGCGCCATGATGTTCTTCGTCATGGGCAAGATCTACAAGACGCCGGGCACGAAGGGCTGGAAGCGCTGGGTGGACGGCTGCGAGCCGATCTGCGCGGGGCTGATCTCGGGCGCGGCGCTGATGGGCATCGGCAACGCGATCGTCAACGTGCTGATCTGA
- a CDS encoding phospholipase D family protein encodes MAPIRCIALAALLSVTLAAHAEPGIQVGFSPEGSARQLVLETLGGAKERIQILAYAFQAPDIMQALVDAKKRGVQVQVVVDKKRNQNKPSKKAMDFVTSNGVELRTNDHFHIHHDKTIIVDGHTVETGSFNFAPSAETLNSENVVVIRNAPEVVRQYLTHWQSRWDLGQPYVSKTFPEKSTPPPAP; translated from the coding sequence TTGGCACCGATCCGATGCATCGCGCTCGCAGCTCTGCTGAGCGTCACCCTCGCCGCTCACGCCGAACCTGGGATCCAGGTCGGCTTCTCACCCGAAGGCTCCGCACGGCAGCTCGTGCTCGAGACCCTAGGCGGCGCGAAAGAGCGCATCCAGATCCTGGCCTATGCCTTCCAGGCGCCGGACATCATGCAGGCGCTCGTCGACGCGAAGAAGCGCGGCGTACAGGTGCAGGTGGTCGTGGACAAGAAGCGCAACCAGAACAAGCCCAGCAAGAAGGCGATGGACTTCGTGACGAGCAATGGCGTGGAGCTGCGCACCAACGACCATTTCCACATCCACCACGACAAGACGATCATCGTGGACGGCCACACGGTGGAAACGGGCTCGTTCAACTTCGCGCCCTCGGCGGAGACGCTCAACTCGGAGAACGTCGTCGTGATCCGCAACGCACCCGAAGTCGTCCGGCAATACCTGACCCACTGGCAGTCGCGATGGGACCTCGGCCAGCCCTACGTCTCCAAGACCTTCCCCGAGAAGTCGACGCCGCCGCCCGCGCCTTGA
- a CDS encoding platelet-activating factor acetylhydrolase IB subunit → MSHTKPFLESRGLLIAVAIGAASAASAAPAAETPVASAASRSEAETPAPQTQAWSLPWWRPRHEAKLAEIRAMRAEGKSPQLVFIGDSITQGWEAVGQPVWAEHFVRYDALNLGYGGDKTENVLWRLQQGEIDGIAPKVAVLLIGTNNTGDRKDDPAVTAAGVRRVIDEIRLRLPTTEILLLAIFPRGAKADDAMRAVNTKINARISAFADGRNVHFLDVGASLMNTDGSLSPDVMPDQLHLSEKGYRQWAQAMQPTLTRLLEASR, encoded by the coding sequence ATGAGCCACACCAAGCCTTTCCTTGAGTCCCGAGGTCTGCTGATCGCGGTCGCGATCGGCGCGGCGTCGGCCGCGTCCGCTGCGCCTGCCGCGGAAACGCCCGTTGCTTCGGCCGCAAGCCGGTCTGAAGCGGAGACCCCCGCGCCGCAGACGCAAGCCTGGTCCTTGCCCTGGTGGCGACCGCGCCACGAGGCCAAGCTCGCGGAGATCCGCGCGATGCGGGCCGAGGGGAAGTCTCCACAGCTCGTGTTCATCGGCGACTCGATCACGCAGGGCTGGGAGGCCGTCGGCCAGCCGGTGTGGGCCGAGCACTTCGTCCGCTACGACGCGCTCAACCTGGGCTACGGCGGCGACAAGACCGAGAACGTGCTGTGGCGCCTGCAGCAAGGCGAGATCGACGGCATCGCGCCCAAGGTGGCCGTGCTCCTGATCGGCACCAACAACACCGGCGACCGCAAGGACGATCCGGCCGTCACCGCGGCCGGCGTGCGCCGTGTGATCGACGAGATCCGCCTGCGCCTCCCCACGACGGAGATCCTGCTGCTGGCGATCTTCCCGCGTGGTGCCAAGGCGGACGACGCGATGCGCGCGGTCAATACGAAGATCAACGCGCGGATCAGCGCGTTCGCGGATGGCCGCAACGTCCACTTCCTCGACGTCGGCGCTTCGCTGATGAATACCGACGGGTCGCTCTCACCGGACGTGATGCCGGATCAGCTGCATCTCAGCGAGAAGGGCTATCGCCAATGGGCGCAGGCCATGCAGCCGACCCTGACCCGGCTGCTTGAAGCGTCGCGCTGA
- a CDS encoding PEP-CTERM sorting domain-containing protein yields MKLAFSVPEGALERAPDTTTKIHRGNHMIKFRGLAKLAAVAALGLFTLAAQANVVRQVELDFTSGARYTGTVTFSDDYIRILDTQGVLNGGGWTNRTLSWTWLAYTGQAAYDSNGDGYQNDWLMDGSSPNYSLFIGVSWRLPTAGADLAFVSVVDSYYSGISNGDAMVASRVEALDVPEPGQLGLVGIALAAAAFSMRRRRA; encoded by the coding sequence ATGAAACTCGCTTTCAGTGTTCCGGAAGGCGCTCTTGAGCGGGCGCCGGATACGACAACAAAGATCCATCGAGGGAATCACATGATCAAGTTCCGTGGGCTTGCGAAGCTCGCAGCCGTGGCCGCGCTCGGCCTCTTCACTCTGGCTGCTCAAGCCAACGTTGTGCGCCAGGTCGAACTGGACTTCACGTCCGGGGCTCGCTACACCGGAACCGTCACCTTCAGCGACGACTACATCCGCATTCTCGACACGCAAGGCGTGCTGAACGGCGGTGGATGGACCAACCGCACGCTGAGCTGGACGTGGTTGGCTTATACCGGTCAGGCCGCCTATGACTCCAACGGCGACGGCTATCAGAACGATTGGCTGATGGACGGATCGAGCCCGAACTACAGCCTGTTCATCGGTGTCTCCTGGCGCCTGCCGACGGCCGGCGCCGACCTGGCCTTCGTGAGCGTTGTCGACTCGTACTACAGCGGCATCAGCAACGGCGACGCGATGGTCGCGTCGCGCGTCGAGGCACTCGACGTGCCGGAGCCGGGCCAGCTGGGGTTGGTCGGCATCGCGCTCGCTGCCGCCGCGTTCAGCATGCGCCGTCGTCGCGCCTGA
- a CDS encoding metallophosphoesterase: MLLSALRKLFKFLLFVLLALALLAVWGFLIEPRWVARRDIPVQVANWRGPPGLKVVVASDWHIAHEFKRVMTMARANAIVDEINAAKPDVVLLPGDFISGRGEDGTTPEDVAAVLGRLRATHGVYAVLGNHDWWTDGPRFSHALSAAGIRVLLNEAVPLPGTDVWVLGIGDRTSMQSDPVRAARQLPAGAQALTLMHDPASARALPPVPGLAVAAHTHGGQVWIPFHGSAVAPHGWPKDKTHGWVDIGGRPVYITSGLGVSIYPIRINMRPEWVMFTIGTQPGQQGPR; the protein is encoded by the coding sequence ATGCTGCTGTCCGCGCTCCGCAAGCTCTTCAAGTTCCTGCTCTTCGTTCTGCTCGCCCTCGCCTTGCTGGCGGTCTGGGGCTTCCTGATCGAGCCGCGCTGGGTGGCCCGCCGCGACATCCCCGTGCAGGTCGCCAACTGGCGCGGACCTCCGGGACTGAAGGTCGTGGTCGCTTCCGACTGGCACATCGCGCACGAGTTCAAGCGCGTCATGACCATGGCCCGCGCCAACGCCATCGTCGACGAGATCAACGCCGCCAAGCCCGACGTCGTGCTGCTGCCCGGCGACTTCATCTCCGGCCGCGGCGAGGACGGCACCACGCCGGAAGACGTGGCCGCCGTGCTCGGCCGGCTGCGCGCCACGCACGGCGTGTACGCGGTGCTGGGCAATCACGACTGGTGGACGGACGGCCCCCGGTTCAGTCACGCGCTGAGCGCGGCCGGCATCCGGGTGCTGCTCAACGAAGCGGTGCCGCTGCCCGGCACCGACGTGTGGGTGCTGGGCATCGGGGACAGGACGTCGATGCAGAGCGACCCGGTCCGCGCCGCGCGCCAGTTGCCCGCCGGCGCCCAGGCGTTGACGCTGATGCATGACCCGGCCAGCGCGCGCGCCCTGCCGCCGGTGCCAGGCCTTGCCGTGGCCGCGCACACGCACGGGGGTCAGGTCTGGATCCCCTTCCACGGCTCCGCCGTCGCCCCCCACGGCTGGCCCAAGGACAAGACCCACGGCTGGGTCGACATCGGCGGCCGGCCCGTCTACATCACCAGCGGCCTGGGCGTCAGCATCTATCCCATCCGCATCAACATGCGGCCGGAGTGGGTGATGTTCACCATCGGCACTCAGCCTGGGCAGCAAGGCCCGCGATAG
- a CDS encoding ATP-dependent Clp protease proteolytic subunit, whose protein sequence is MEHPTPAAPSAATEPRTSYLEEKAFKARTLLIFGTVTDVLAADVTRRLIALDAESADPIDVLVSSPGGHLESGDAIHDIVRFIAAPVNMIGTGWVGSAATHLYLSVPRERRYCLPNTRFLIHQPSGGAGGPASDIAIQAREIVKARERIAGTIARETGKPLEVVLEDIGRDRWLSAEEAVDYGLVSRIIERKTELRGG, encoded by the coding sequence ATGGAGCATCCGACCCCTGCCGCCCCGTCCGCCGCCACCGAGCCGCGCACCTCCTACCTGGAGGAGAAGGCCTTCAAGGCCCGCACGCTGCTGATCTTCGGCACCGTCACCGACGTGCTGGCCGCCGACGTGACGCGCCGCCTCATCGCGCTGGACGCCGAGAGCGCCGACCCGATCGACGTGCTGGTGAGCTCGCCGGGCGGGCACCTCGAGTCCGGCGACGCGATCCACGACATCGTGCGTTTCATCGCCGCGCCGGTGAACATGATCGGCACCGGCTGGGTGGGCAGCGCCGCCACCCACCTGTACCTCTCCGTACCGCGCGAGCGCCGCTACTGCCTGCCCAACACCCGCTTCCTGATCCACCAGCCCAGCGGCGGCGCCGGCGGGCCGGCGAGCGACATCGCCATCCAGGCGCGCGAGATCGTCAAGGCGAGGGAGCGCATCGCGGGGACGATCGCGCGCGAAACGGGCAAGCCGCTGGAGGTGGTGCTCGAGGACATCGGGCGCGACCGCTGGCTCTCGGCCGAGGAAGCCGTCGACTACGGACTGGTCTCCCGGATCATCGAGCGCAAGACCGAGCTCCGGGGCGGCTGA
- a CDS encoding sigma-70 family RNA polymerase sigma factor has product MHDDSAQTLMNADRRSLVRAATRLLGPSEAEDAVQDAYVRALETDPTGLNAAQAWMLTVVRHLAIDRLRRRAWMQQWVEATQAQDSGSASSPASTALISSTASTAPSAETVATLAEEVAHALRLMAAHLTPMEGAALLLHEVFEVEHAEIAHANGQSEAASRQRLRRTLARLRQAGSGSAGAAPRHADVEPDAGEDAVFRQYLDSLRLRDPRSLWAMLRRPPISAMAPRSGTATATTVAASAPAPSSSVAASGVLQVGGQLGLVLTLDGVT; this is encoded by the coding sequence ATGCACGACGACAGCGCCCAGACCCTGATGAACGCCGACCGCCGCAGCCTCGTCCGCGCGGCCACCCGCCTGCTGGGGCCGTCCGAGGCCGAGGACGCCGTGCAGGACGCCTACGTCCGCGCGCTGGAGACCGATCCGACGGGGCTGAATGCCGCCCAGGCCTGGATGCTCACCGTCGTGCGCCATCTGGCCATCGATCGCCTGCGGCGGCGCGCGTGGATGCAGCAATGGGTGGAAGCGACGCAGGCCCAGGACTCGGGCTCGGCGTCCTCGCCGGCATCCACGGCGTTGATCTCCTCCACCGCCTCGACGGCCCCTTCGGCCGAGACGGTGGCGACGCTGGCGGAGGAAGTGGCGCATGCGCTGCGACTGATGGCCGCGCACCTCACGCCGATGGAAGGTGCCGCCCTCCTCCTGCACGAGGTCTTCGAGGTCGAGCATGCGGAGATCGCGCACGCCAACGGTCAGTCCGAGGCCGCCAGCCGGCAGCGCCTGCGCCGTACGCTGGCGCGGCTGCGTCAGGCGGGCAGCGGATCCGCCGGAGCGGCTCCGCGGCATGCCGACGTCGAGCCGGATGCCGGTGAAGATGCCGTCTTCCGCCAATACCTCGACAGCCTGCGACTGCGCGATCCGCGATCGCTCTGGGCGATGCTGCGGCGGCCGCCGATCAGCGCGATGGCGCCGCGATCCGGCACCGCCACTGCCACCACCGTCGCTGCCAGCGCGCCCGCCCCGTCGTCCAGCGTCGCCGCCTCCGGCGTCCTGCAGGTCGGCGGACAACTGGGGCTGGTGCTCACGCTGGACGGGGTCACCTAG
- a CDS encoding GAF domain-containing protein, translated as MSFEPTALLDMSSPEAKRASYDTLVAQTQALLHGERDWLANLAQFSALVFNAVPTLNWAGFYLVNAKNDQELVLGPFQGKVACVRIAFSRGVCGACARTQEVQLVEDVHAFPGHIACDAASRSELVLPVVAGGTLRGVFDLDSPEPARFDAIDAEGFQRAVAVLVAGTDWT; from the coding sequence ATGAGCTTCGAACCCACCGCGCTGCTGGACATGTCCAGCCCCGAGGCCAAGCGCGCCTCATACGACACGCTGGTCGCCCAGACCCAGGCCCTGCTGCATGGCGAACGCGACTGGCTCGCCAACCTGGCGCAGTTCTCCGCGCTGGTCTTCAACGCCGTCCCGACGCTGAACTGGGCCGGCTTCTACCTCGTCAATGCGAAGAACGACCAGGAGCTCGTGCTCGGTCCGTTCCAGGGCAAGGTCGCCTGCGTGCGCATCGCCTTCAGCCGCGGCGTCTGCGGCGCCTGCGCACGCACGCAGGAAGTCCAGCTCGTCGAGGACGTGCACGCCTTCCCCGGCCACATCGCCTGCGACGCGGCCTCGCGTTCGGAACTGGTGCTGCCGGTCGTCGCCGGCGGCACGCTGCGCGGCGTCTTCGACCTCGACAGCCCAGAGCCCGCGCGCTTCGACGCCATCGACGCCGAAGGTTTCCAGCGCGCGGTCGCCGTGCTGGTCGCCGGCACCGACTGGACCTGA